A portion of the Trichoplusia ni isolate ovarian cell line Hi5 chromosome 12, tn1, whole genome shotgun sequence genome contains these proteins:
- the LOC113499521 gene encoding uncharacterized protein LOC113499521 has protein sequence MSVISEQYLSEILQKVASNYGLQDWVYNQVKFESIAQNYFGIILPIVLSGRHEGAEVKFQLVLKLAPTDERYRVSGAVTVMFAREIFVYSVILKKYAEIQKLFPLNLQYIIPQCYYIQAEYTKEVIVMQDMCAEGYRPYTHEIFLDLEHIIISLKFLAKLHALSFILKNKDNELYSEISKACVPLTEKSNARYMTIMKDRLDKALIKFQNTEYVPLLQKLRLKCADYFDAANDSVENTCICHGDMWKENIMFKYENNKPVSACMIDYQTTRICSPAFDAMYLIISSTSTELRQQHLHQLLDTYYQSFDQMLVEGGLESQEVYTRQMFDKDLKTVSLACLITANTAIWLYNGLQEEGHVRSKQVLNTPEERQRAANKYVGVVKGIIDDLSGQGYLTLNDL, from the exons ATGTCGGTTATATCTGAACAATATTTGAGTGAAATTCTACAAAAAGTTGCATCAAATTATGGCTTACAAGACTGGGTTTATAACCAAGTAAAGTTTGAAAGTATTGCACAGAACTACTTTGGGATCATATTGCCTATTGTTTTGTCGGGCAGACACGAAGGGGCCGAAGTTAAATTTCAACTAGTTTTGAAATTAGCTCCGACGGACGAGAGGTACCGAGTCAGTGGTGCAGTAACAGTAATGTTTGCGAGAGAAATTTTTGTATACTCTGTGATTCTTAAAAAGTATGCagaaattcaaaaactttttcctCTAAACTTGCAGTACATTATACCGCAGTGTTATTACATACAGGCAGAGTATACCAAAGAGGTCATAGTTATGCAGGACATGTGTGCAGAAGGCTACCGGCCTTACACTCATGAAATATTCCTTGACTTAgaacatattataatttctttgaaGTTCCTCGCTAAGCTACATGCATTGTCATTTATTCTAAAGAATAAAGATAATGAATTATATAGTGAAATATCTAAAGCTTGTGTACCATTAACAGAAAAATCGAATGCAAGGTACATGACTATTATGAAAGATAGATTAGACAAAGCGTTAATTAAGTTTCAGAATACTGAGTACGTACCGCTGTTACAGAAGTTGAGACTGAAATGTGCTGACTATTTTGATGCAGCCAATGATTCTGTAGAAAATACTTGTATCTGTCATGGAGATATGTGGAAAGAGAATATAATGTTTAAGTATGag AACAACAAGCCGGTCTCCGCATGCATGATAGACTACCAAACAACCCGCATATGCAGTCCAGCATTTGATGCAATGTACCTAATCATAAGTAGTACTAGTACAGAATTGAGACAACAACATTTGCACCAACTATTGGACACATATTACCAATCATTTGATCAAATGTTGGTAGAGGGTGGTTTAGAATCTCAAGAAGTGTATACAAGGCAAATGTTTGACAAAGATTTGAAGACTGTTTCGCTAGCTTGCTTAATAACTGCAAATACAGCTATTTGGTTGTACAATGGGTTGCAAGAAGAAGGCCATGTGAGAAGTAAGCAGGTTTTGAATACACCAGAGGAAAGGCAAAGAGCTGCGAATAAGTATGTTGGCGTTGTTAAAGGGATCATAGATGACCTCTCCGGTCAGGGTTATTTGACCTTGAATGATTTGTGA